In a single window of the Canis lupus dingo isolate Sandy chromosome 18, ASM325472v2, whole genome shotgun sequence genome:
- the RAB3IL1 gene encoding guanine nucleotide exchange factor for Rab-3A isoform X15, whose protein sequence is MEIREKGSEFLKEELHKAQKELQLKDEECERLSKVREQLEQELEELTASLFEEAHRMVREANMKQAASEKQLKEARGKIDMLQAEVTALKTLVLTSTPASPNRELHPQLLSPTKAGPRKGHLRHKSTSSALCPAMCPTAGHPLTPDKEGKEPGLPPFLSLLLCVVPSKAVQLTYEPAWQLLPGEPPTAPSSATSLSFSQQVDTTLFAEFQAWRESPTLDKTCPFLERVYREDVGPCLDFTMQELSALVRAAVEDNTLTIEPVASQTLPAVKVAAVECGSTNTCALSGLARACRHRIRLGDSESHYYISPSSRARITAVCNFFTYIRYIQQGLVRQEVEPMFWEITRLRKEMSLAKLGFFPQEA, encoded by the exons ATGGAGATCCGTGAGAAGGGCTCAGAGTTCCTGAAGGAGGAGCTGCACAAAGCCCAGAAG GAGCTGCAGCTGAAGGACGAGGAGTGTGAGCGGCTGTCCAAGGTGCGGGAGCAGCTGGAacaggagctggaggagctgaCGGCCAGCCTGTTTGAG GAAGCCCACAGAATGGTGCGGGAAGCCAACATGAAGCAGGCAGCGTCAGAAAAGCAGCTGAAGGAGGCGCGGGGCAAG ATCGACATGCTGCAGGCGGAGGTGACCGCCTTGAAGACCCTGGTCCTCACATCCACACCAGCCTCTCCCAATCGCGAGCTGCACCCACAGCTGCTGAGCCCCACCAAGGCTGGACCCCGCAAGGGCCACTTGCGACATAAGAGCACCAGCAGCGCCCTTTGCCCCGCCATGTGCCCCACTGCCGGACATCCCCTCACCCCGGACAAGGAGGGCAAAGAG cctgggctgccccccttcctctccctgctcctctgcGTGGTCCCCAGCAAAGCTGTTCAACTCACCTATGAGCCGGCCTGGCAGCTCCTGCCTGGGGAGCCACCTACGGCCCCCTCCTCTGctacctctctctccttttcccaacaG GTGGACACAACCCTATTCGCAGAGTTCCAGGCCTGGAGGGAGTCACCCACCCTGGACAAGACCTGCCCCTTCCTTGAGAGGGTGTACCGGGAGGACGTGGGCCCCTGCCTGGACTTCACGATGCAGGAG CTCTCAGCACTGGTACGGGCCGCCGTGGAGGACAACACGCTCACCATCGAGCCCGTGGCCTCGCAGACACTGCCTGCAGTGAAGGTGGCTGCAGTCGAGTGTGGCAGCACCAA CACCTGTGCCCTGAGCGGACTGGCTCGTGCCTGTCGCCACCGAATCCGGCTTGGGGACTCTGAGAGCCACTACTACATCTCGCCGTCCTCCCGGGCCAGG ATCACCGCAGTGTGCAACTTCTTCACTTACATCCGCTACATCCAGCAGGGCCTGGTGCGGCAGGAAG TGGAGCCGATGTTTTGGGAGATCACGAGGCTGCGGAAGGAGATGTCACTGGCCAAGCTCGGCTTCTTCCCCCAGGAGGCGTAG